The nucleotide window ATGCCAATAGTCAAAAATCAGCTTACGCAAGACTAAACTTGGGGTATTATGAAGTCTGTAGCACTGCAATGCCCTCCCTGATTTAGTCATCCTGTCACTTTAGGCTCTGGAACCAGTTCTGTTGTGAGCTAGtttaattttgtattcattttttttttaccttttttagaAGTATTGACATCAAGTTTTCCAATAATGGTCATGGTAATTGAGTTGAGAAGGTGTCTGTAAGGCTTTGTTGGAATGTTGTTGCTCATTACACATTTTGTTCCTTTGCATACCTCTGTACTGGCATAAGGCCACTGTTCTTGGCCCCTTTTGTTCCTTTGTCCTGCCCTGTGCAGCTGTAACGGTCACACAGCTGCCCTCTGATAGTTTCCATGACAACGCTTGACTGAAATGCTCTGGGAGGACCTGCCATTGAAACATGTTCTTTCTTCCATATCTTCACATAGACATAATCAAGGCACACAAATGTGCATACAAACATTCAGTGTTTTATACAACAACATGGACTGTGTCCTAGTAACTGCTGTGAATTTTATCTGGCCCTGGGATAACTAGCCCGTCTGTGGCCACTCAGACTCTAGTGGAGTACATCTGAAGGATGGTGTCTAAGCAACAAGTTAAAATGAAAACTATGCCAAACTttagcaaacacacacattcacttttaaaTTATTGATTGTTGGAAGATGCTGTACAGAGGGCATGTATACCTGCACAtattcattttcaaataattgaaaGCTTTGAAAGTAATGACCATGCTTTTTCTCTTGTTCTACATCCTTACAGCATGATGGGAAGCCATATTGCCACAAGCCATGCTATGCTGCCCTCTTTGGGCCAAAAGGTGAGATGAGATAACACATGCTAATATAGTATAGTAGTGGAGGTCATTTGACAGACTATCAGGGAATTAACTGTTCTGACCTCTGCCCTTTATTAATATGTTACATTAATAAAACAAGCAATTGACTTTCtgagtgattatttttttctccctgtCTGTTCATATGCTGGGCATTAGGAActttctttgtttaaaaaaatatatatatatatatatatataacgtgtGATTTTTACAGGTatcaaaaggatttttttttttcattatatcaGCCACAAACATCTGTAACCTCTATACTAATCATATCTGGACACTTTCTGTTTGTCAAACGTTAGTGGaaaatgtccatagttaatgtgatgaactacacctgtggttactttgCTAAAACAGCTGTGTTAACTTGAGAGAAAtggacttcatacatccactaaaaatcacctcaTTGCAAAAATGTCTTATAAAAGTGTTGTTAGTTCAGTGAAAATGTTTAGCGTCATTTGCTTGCAGATACCACTTagtatccaaatacattttgggtccACTCACTGTGAAACGTGTCTGCTACTCACCTATAACATTATtgtaagaatagaatagaatatcttTATTGTCATTGCACATCTGTACAACAAAATTTAGTGCTTCTAGTGACCGACAGacatacaaaacaaacataaaagacTGTTTCAGGGAGAGCAAAGCCGCTGCGTACGTGCTCGAAGCCATCTTTTTGAAGATGATTATCAATTTGGATGGTGGTCAAATGTCTCCATGACATTCTTGTTTAATATTCAGGAGTGAACATTGGAGGTGCAGGCTCATATGTGTATGAGACTCCCGACAACTCTAACTCAGCCACATCCAACTTGGACACTGCACCTAAACCTCAGGAGAAGTGGGTTCCAGCAGCTTCCAGGCCACCTTCTAAAGGTAAAAAATAAAGCAGCAGTGACCAGCAGCTATTGACTCTTTTCAGGTCTAAACAAGCTGAATGTGTAATAATGGCTTGCTATTTATACTGTTGATTATTCTTTAAAATAGTAATTGAAACAGTAGAGTTATTATACGATAAACGTTTCAAACAGTAGTTTGGTGTAGTGTTGTGAAAAGTAATATTGTTGCATGtgagtggcatccagttatcatcttggaaataaaatgGTTTTGCCCTTTTTAATTCAGTTTTGTTGTCTGATATTTTGTAGTCTGATCATATAGTgagtaacaaaaatatatatttttaattgttgttgtaattCTAGTTTATTCATATTGAAAATGGAAAGTCAAGCAATGGACATTGTATTGTGGAATGCAGTATTTATTGCAGTGtgctaaaaattatttttgcacgTTGTTccgtttacttaattaaaatgaactgcaaaacaattgtagaacattttgtcacaacttgatttcctTGCATTCTATCCGTTTTGATTTGTAAAATTGAAGTGAACTTAATCCATTTGGGtttggactacatgaatactttttgtagcactgatgaaactgggcagggatttcccatttttttccatttcccagcatgctttccATGTGACTGGATGGGGTAAACAAATggtgaaattaagtgttattttgtgctttttttgggcAAGATGAGAAAAGGATGAGAtttgtttgtaatatttaatattctgttctatttgtaTCTAAAAAGAGTGTCTATTACGCTGCCATTTTAagggttaccattgtggtgaagattggCGCTTGGGTTGAGGATGGACTCTGTTTGAGTGAAGTGTAATATTGATTTGCTGTTAAATTGATTACACTTACAAATTACTCGtactaatgattaataaaattaattaatttggacCAACATAAGAATTGATTAAACATTATTCAATTTAGTTTGACTAACCTAATAAAGTTGAGTTAAGACTACTATAGTGTCTTGATTAgacctaatccaactaaattatgttggaTGAATGAAACtaacttaataaaataaattatattgctTGTTAAACAATCTCAAATTCAATTAAGGGTAATTACTTTATTTTTGGAGTTGAGACCAAAGAGTATAATTTGTGTTTGTCTCAGAGTTCATACACCTCTTATTTCAGCTGGAAGCATCACCACCTTCTCAGGAGAAGCCAATTTGTGTCCCAGATGCAACAAGAAGGTCTATTTTGGTATGCCGCTCTTCCTCCTGATAACATCTTGGACTGTAGACTTCAGTATATAATGACAGGAAATGCAGCAGAGCTTACATAATGACATATGCTTTTACTTACTTTTGGCAGCTGAAAAGGTGACGTCACTGGGGAAGGACTGGCATCGGCCGTGCCTGCGCTGTGAAAGGTGCAGTAAGACCCTGGCAGCAGGCAGCCATGCAGAGGTGAGACTGAGATATGTAGTAGTAAAGACCACATAAATATCTGATATAAGGTTGCATTTACCCAGTCCAGTACACACAGCTTTTTAGATTAGAATGATTGAATTAATAAGTGAATGTATATTTATTCATGCCAAAAATATGTGTTCTTTCTTGTAGCATGATGGAAAGCCCTACTGCCATAAACCATGTTACGCTGTCCTCTTTGGCCCAAAAGGTATTGTGCAGAAGACAAGTTTTGAACTCTAGAGGGAGctatgacttcattttattgttttcatCTGAAATGGTGAAGTTAGGGACACGATAGTTCTTTATTAACATTGAAGATAAAGAGAATTAAATCTTTATATTAATTGTTGAAAAACATTTGTGCTGCATGTGCCTAATTTATCAGCATTTTACATGGTACATTAGATCTATTCTAGCTTTAGTTTCttgttatttgaattattattttgtttgtagGATAAATGCTGAAAATTGAATTGGTTATGTGCATGTTAGAGTAGGATTAGTCCCATGTCATTAAAAGTCTGGTTTGGTTCTGTTTTGGATTCATAGGTGTAAACACTGGTGGTGTTGGCAGTTACATCTATGACAAGGAGCCCAACACGGAGGCTCAGCCTTGATTTTCAGTCCATTGGGAATCCTCAACCACAACTTCACTATAATCACAGCCATTACCAGTACCTCACGCACTTTTACATATTCCCCACCTCTTGCCTTATTACGGATAACTTGTGCCTGCTTGGATGTTTCTGCAGAAATGTGATGCCCAAACATGCCTTGATCTTGAAGTCCAAATGTACCCCTTAAAGTCCCTT belongs to Xyrauchen texanus isolate HMW12.3.18 chromosome 16, RBS_HiC_50CHRs, whole genome shotgun sequence and includes:
- the crip2 gene encoding cysteine-rich protein 2, encoding MASKCPKCEKTVYFAEKVSSLGKDWHKFCLKCERCSKTLTAGGHAEHDGKPYCHKPCYAALFGPKGVNIGGAGSYVYETPDNSNSATSNLDTAPKPQEKWVPAASRPPSKAGSITTFSGEANLCPRCNKKVYFAEKVTSLGKDWHRPCLRCERCSKTLAAGSHAEHDGKPYCHKPCYAVLFGPKGVNTGGVGSYIYDKEPNTEAQP